The Macaca thibetana thibetana isolate TM-01 chromosome 19, ASM2454274v1, whole genome shotgun sequence genome has a segment encoding these proteins:
- the TYK2 gene encoding non-receptor tyrosine-protein kinase TYK2 isoform X2, whose translation MPLRHRGTTRGSKPVGDGAQPMAAMGGLKVLLHWAGPGGGEPWVTFSESSLTAEEVCIHIAHKVGITPPCFNLFALFDAQAQVWLPPNHILEIPRDASLMLYFRMRFYFRNWHGMNPQELAVYRCGPPGTEASSDQTAQGMQLLDPSSFEYLFEQGKHEFVNDVASLWELSSEEEIHHFKNESLGMAFLHLCHLALCRGVPLEEVAKKTSFKDCIPLSFRRQIRQHSALTRLRLRNVFRRFLQDFQPDRLSQQMVMVKYLATLERLAPRFGTERVPVCHLRLLAQAEGEPCYIRDSGEAPTDPGPESAARPPTHEVLVTGTGGIQWWPVQEEVNKEEGSSGGSGRNPQASLSGKKAKAHKAIGQPADRLREPLWAYFCDFRDITHVVLKECCVSIHRQDNKCLELSLPSRAAALSFVSLVDGYFRLTADSSHYLCHEVAPPRLVMSIQDGIHGPLLEPFVQAKLRPEDGLYLIQWSTSHPYRLILTVAQRSQAPDGTQSLRLRKFPIEQQAGAFVLEGWGRSFPSVRELGAALQGCLLRAGDDCFSLRRRCLPQPGETSNLIIMRGARASTRTLNLSQLSFHRVDQKEITQLSHLGQGTRTNVYEGRLRVEGSGDPEEGKMDDEDPLVPGRDRGQELRVVLKVLDPSHHDIALAFYETASLMSQVSHVHLAFVHGVCVRGPENIMVTEYVEHGPLDVWLRRERGHVPMAWKMVVAQQLASALSYLENKNLVHGNVCGRNILLARLGLAEGTSPFIKLSDPGVGLGALSREERVERIPWMAPECLPGGPNSLSIAMDKWGFGATLLEICFDGEAPLQSRSSSEKEHFYQRQHRLPEPSCPELATLTSQCLTYEPTQRPSFRTILRDLTRLQPHNLADVLIVNPDSSASDPTVFHKRYLKKIRDLGEGHFGKVSLYCYDPTNDGTGEMVAVKALKADCGPQHRSGWKQEIEILRTLYHEHIVKYKGCCEDQGEKSLQLVMEYVPLGSLRDYLPRHSVGLAQLLLFAQQICEGMAYLHAQHYIHRDLAARNVLLDNDKLVKIGDFGLAKAVPEGHEYYRVREDGDSPVFWYAPECLKEYKFYYASDVWSFGVTLYELLTHCDSSQSPPTKFLELIGITQGQMTVLRLTELLERGERLPRPDKCPCEVYHLMKNCWETEASFRPTFENLIPILKTVHEKYQGQAPSVFSVC comes from the exons GTATCACTCCTCCTTGTTTCAATCTCTTTGCCCTCTTCGATGCTCAGGCCCAAGTCTGGTTGCCCCCAAACCACATCCTAGAGATCCCCAGAGATGCAAGCCTGATGCTGTATTTCCGCATGAG GTTTTATTTCCGGAACTGGCATGGCATGAATCCTCAGGAGCTGGCTGTGTACCGTTGTGGGCCCCCAGGAACCGAGGCATCCTCAGATCAGACAGCACAGGGGATGCAACTCCTGGACCCATCCTCATTTGAGTACCTCTTTGAGCAG GGCAAGCATGAGTTTGTGAATGACGTGGCATCACTGTGGGAGCTATCGAGCGAGGAGGAGATCCACCACTTTAAGAATGAGAGCCTGGGCATGGCCTTTCTGCACCTCTGTCACCTCGCTCTCTGCCGTGGTGTCCCCCTGGAGGAGGTGGCCAAGAAGACCAG CTTCAAGGACTGTATCCCGCTCTCCTTCCGTCGGCAGATCCGGCAGCACAGCGCCCTGACCCGGCTGCGCCTTCGGAACGTCTTCCGCAGGTTCCTGCAGGACTTCCAGCCGGACCGACTCTCCCAGCAGATGGTCATGGTCAAATACCTGGCCACACTCGAACGGCTGGCACCCCGCTTTGGCACAGAGCGTGTGCCCGTGTGCCACCTGAGGCTGCTGGCCCAGGCAGAGGGAGAGCCCTGCTACATCCGGGACAGTGGGGAGGCCCCTACAGACCCTGGCCCTGAGTCTGCTGCTAGACCCCCAACCCATGAGGTGCTGGTGACAGGCACTGGTGGCATCCAGTGGTGGCCAGTACAGGAGGAGGTGAACAAGGAGGAG GGTTCTAGTGGCGGCAGCGGCAGGAACCCCCAAGCCAGCCTGTCTGGGAAGAAGGCCAAGGCTCACAAGGCAATCGGCCAGCCGGCGGACAGGCTGCGGGAGCCACTGTGGGCCTACTTCTGCGACTTCCGGGACATCACCCACGTGGTGCTGAAAGAGTGCTGTGTCAGCATCCACCGGCAGGACAACAAGTGCCTG GAGCTGAGCCTGCCTTCCCGGGCTGCAGCGCTGTCCTTCGTGTCGCTGGTGGACGGCTATTTCCGCCTGACGGCTGACTCCAGCCACTACCTGTGCCACGAGGTGGCTCCCCCACGGCTGGTGATGAGCATCCAGGATGGGATCCATGGACCCCTGCT GGAGCCGTTTGTGCAGGCCAAGCTGCGGCCCGAGGACGGCCTGTACCTCATTCAGTGGAGCACCAGCCACCCCTACCGCCTGATCCTCACAGTGGCCCAGCGTAGCCAG GCACCAGACGGCACACAGAGCTTGCGGCTCCGAAAGTTCCCCATTGAGCAGCAGGCCGGGGCCTTTGTGCTGGAGGGCTGGGGCCGGTCCTTCCCCAGCGTTCGGGAACTTGGGGCCGCCTTGCAGGGCTGCTTGCTGAGGGCCGGGGACGACTGCTTCTCTCTGCGTCGCCGTTGCCTGCCCCAACCAGGAG AAACCTCCAACCTCATCATCATGCGGGGGGCTCGGGCCAGCACCAGGACACTCAACCTCAGCCAGCTCAGCTTCCACCGGGTTGACCAGAAGGAGATCACCCAG CTGTCCCACTTGGGCCAGGGCACAAGGACCAACGTGTACGAGGGCCGCCTGCGAGTGGAGGGCAGTGGGGACCCTGAGGAGGGCAAGATGGACGACGAGGACCCCCTTGTGCCTGGAAGGGACCGTGGGCAGGAGCTACGAGTGGTGCTCAAAGTGCTGGACCCGAGTCACCATGACATCGCCCTG GCCTTCTATGAGACAGCCAGCCTCATGAGCCAGGTCTCCCACGTGCACCTGGCCTTCGTGCACGGCGTCTGTGTGCGCGGCCCTGAAA ATATCATGGTGACAGAGTACGTGGAGCACGGACCCCTGGACGTGTGGCTGCGGAGGGAGCGGGGCCATGTGCCCATGGCTTGGAAGATGGTGGTGGCCCAGCAGCTAGCCAGCGCCCTCAGCTACCTG GAGAACAAGAACCTGGTACATGGTAATGTGTGTGGCCGGAACATCCTGCTGGCTCGGCTGGGGCTGGCAGAGGGCACGAGCCCCTTCATCAAGCTGAGTGATCCTGGCGTGGGCCTCGGTGCCCTCTCCAGGGAGG agcggGTGGAGCGGATCCCCTGGATGGCCCCCGAATGCCTCCCAGGTGGGCCCAACAGCCTAAGCATTGCCATGGACAAGTGGGGGTTTGGTGCCACCCTCCTGGAGATCTGCTTTGATGGAGAGGCCCCGCTGCAGAGCCGCAGCTCCTCCGAG AAGGAGCATTTCTACCAGAGGCAGCACCGGCTGCCCGAGCCCTCCTGCCCAGAGCTGGCCACACTCACCAGCCAGTGTCTGACCTATGAGCCAACCCAGAGGCCTTCATTCCGCACCATCCTGCGTGACCTCACCCGGCTGCAGCCCCACA ATCTTGCTGATGTCTTGATTGTGAACCCGGACTCATCGGCGTCAGACCCTACGGTTTTCCACAAGCGCTATTTGAAAAAGATCCGAGATCTGGGCGAG GGTCACTTCGGCAAGGTCAGTTTGTACTGCTACGATCCGACCAACGACGGCACTGGCGAGATGGTGGCGGTGAAAGCCCTTAAGGCAGACTGCGGCCCCCAGCACCGCTCGGGCTGGAAGCAGGAGATTGAGATTCTGCGCACGCTCTATCACGAGCACATCGTCAAGTACAAGGGCTGCTGCGAGGACCAAG GCGAGAAGTCGCTGCAGCTGGTCATGGAGTACGTGCCCCTGGGCAGCCTCCGAGACTACCTGCCCCGGCACAGCGTCGGGCTGGCCCAGCTGCTGCTCTTCGCCCAGCAGATCTGCGAG gGCATGGCCTATCTGCACGCGCAGCACTACATCCACCGAGACCTAGCCGCGCGCAACGTGCTGCTGGACAACGACAAGCTGGTCAAGATCGGGGACTTTGGCCTAGCCAAGGCCGTGCCCGAAGGCCACGAGTACTACCGCGTGCGCGAGGATGGGGACAGCCCCGTGTTCTG GTATGCCCCAGAGTGCCTGAAAGAGTATAAGTTCTACTATGCGTCCGATGTCTGGTCCTTCGGGGTGACCCTGTATGAGCTGCTGACGCACTGTGACTCCAGCCAGAGCCCCCCCACG AAATTCCTTGAGCTCATAGGCATCACCCAGGGTCAGATGACAGTTCTGAGACTCACCGAGTTGCTGGAACGAGGGGAGAGGCTGCCACGACCTGACAAATGTCCCTGTGAG GTCTATCATCTCATGAAGAACTGCTGGGAGACAGAGGCGTCCTTCCGCCCAACCTTCGAGAACCTCATACCCATCCTGAAGACAGTCCATGAGAAGTACCAAGGCCAGGCCCCTTCCGTGTTCAGTGTGTGCTGA